In one Cloacibacillus porcorum genomic region, the following are encoded:
- the acpP gene encoding acyl carrier protein, which yields MKMEEVQSKLKEIVMDRLNAEEDQIKPEASFVEDLGADSLDIVELIMGIEEEFDIEIPDEDAEKLTTVGEAMEYVKTKLAVED from the coding sequence ATGAAAATGGAAGAAGTACAGAGCAAACTTAAGGAAATCGTAATGGACCGCCTTAACGCGGAAGAGGACCAGATCAAGCCGGAAGCCTCGTTTGTTGAAGACCTCGGCGCCGACTCGCTCGATATCGTCGAGCTCATCATGGGAATCGAAGAAGAATTTGACATCGAGATCCCCGATGAGGACGCCGAAAAGCTGACGACCGTCGGCGAGGCGATGGAATACGTTAAGACGAAGCTTGCAGTCGAAGACTAA
- the fabG gene encoding 3-oxoacyl-[acyl-carrier-protein] reductase, whose amino-acid sequence MDKRVALVTGAGRGIGRAIALELAKNGCSVAVNYSSSEGPANEVAAEIRAMGCEAVAVKANVGDAAEVKEMFKTVAEQLGAVNILVCNAGITRDNLLMRMKEAEWSDVIDTDLNSLFYCAKEAVRPMLKGRWGRIIAITSVNALRGSAGQCNYAAAKAGMIGFIKSLAREVAAKGITANAIAPGFIDTDMTSVLSDELKEKFVESIPAGRVGTPQDVAGAVAFLASENASYIQGQVIAVDGGITM is encoded by the coding sequence ATGGATAAGAGAGTAGCGCTGGTGACCGGAGCAGGGCGCGGCATAGGCCGTGCCATCGCCCTGGAGCTTGCGAAGAACGGCTGTTCCGTGGCCGTTAACTACAGCAGTTCCGAGGGCCCCGCGAACGAAGTCGCCGCCGAAATAAGGGCGATGGGATGCGAGGCGGTGGCCGTCAAGGCCAACGTAGGCGACGCCGCCGAGGTCAAAGAGATGTTCAAGACGGTGGCGGAACAGCTGGGTGCCGTGAACATCCTGGTCTGCAACGCGGGCATCACGAGGGACAACCTCCTCATGCGCATGAAGGAAGCTGAATGGAGCGACGTGATAGACACCGACCTCAACTCATTATTCTACTGCGCAAAAGAGGCGGTGCGTCCGATGCTTAAGGGGCGCTGGGGGCGCATCATCGCCATCACCTCCGTAAACGCGCTGCGCGGAAGCGCGGGGCAGTGCAACTACGCGGCGGCGAAGGCTGGCATGATCGGCTTCATAAAGAGCCTTGCGCGTGAAGTTGCCGCCAAAGGCATCACCGCCAACGCGATAGCGCCGGGATTCATCGATACGGACATGACCTCCGTGCTCTCGGACGAACTAAAAGAAAAATTTGTCGAATCGATACCGGCGGGCCGTGTGGGAACGCCGCAGGATGTGGCGGGGGCCGTCGCCTTCCTGGCCTCTGAAAACGCCTCATACATACAGGGACAGGTCATAGCGGTTGACGGCGGCATTACAATGTAG
- the fabD gene encoding ACP S-malonyltransferase has protein sequence MKYAMIFPGQGAQRPGMGKDIYERYISAKRIFDEADEALGFSLSDIIFNGTPEELAHTEITQPAILTVSVAMFRALEQELGTAVEPSCMAGHSLGEYTALVASGALSLADGVRLVHKRGGLMQDAVPLGVGSMAAIIGMELSDVSAICAEAAKGEVCQAANINSPTQIVISGHAGAVARAVSLIEQKYTAKVVPLRVSAPFHCDLMRPVADKLKEAFKSIEWHEPKFPIIANVNARPVQKIPAVREALYNQTFSPVMWSQSVLEMEGEGVEGYIELGPGSVLSGLVRKICKGKRPYAVSTSEELMIAADYLRGMNNG, from the coding sequence ATGAAATATGCCATGATATTCCCCGGCCAGGGCGCCCAGCGTCCCGGAATGGGAAAGGATATTTACGAACGATACATCTCGGCGAAGAGAATCTTTGACGAAGCAGACGAAGCGCTTGGATTTTCGCTCAGCGACATCATATTCAACGGCACTCCTGAAGAGCTGGCCCACACCGAGATTACCCAGCCGGCGATCCTCACCGTCAGCGTAGCGATGTTCAGGGCGCTTGAGCAGGAGCTCGGTACCGCCGTAGAACCCTCCTGCATGGCTGGGCACAGCCTGGGCGAATACACGGCGCTCGTAGCCTCCGGCGCGCTCTCGCTGGCGGACGGCGTGCGCCTCGTGCACAAACGCGGCGGCCTTATGCAGGACGCCGTTCCGCTTGGAGTTGGCTCTATGGCGGCCATCATCGGGATGGAACTCTCCGACGTCAGCGCCATCTGCGCCGAAGCGGCGAAGGGTGAGGTCTGCCAGGCGGCGAACATCAACTCGCCGACACAGATCGTCATCTCCGGCCATGCCGGAGCGGTGGCCCGCGCGGTCTCCCTCATCGAGCAGAAATACACCGCCAAAGTGGTGCCGCTGCGGGTAAGCGCTCCCTTCCACTGCGACCTGATGCGTCCGGTGGCGGATAAGCTCAAAGAGGCGTTCAAGAGCATTGAGTGGCACGAACCGAAGTTCCCCATCATCGCGAACGTGAACGCCCGCCCGGTGCAGAAGATCCCAGCCGTGCGCGAAGCCCTCTACAACCAGACCTTCTCGCCCGTAATGTGGTCGCAGTCTGTTCTTGAGATGGAGGGCGAGGGTGTCGAGGGATATATCGAACTTGGCCCTGGCAGCGTCCTCTCAGGACTTGTGAGAAAGATATGCAAAGGCAAGCGTCCCTATGCGGTGTCAACCTCAGAAGAGCTCATGATCGCCGCCGACTACCTTAGAGGCATGAACAATGGATAA
- a CDS encoding S-layer homology domain-containing protein, whose amino-acid sequence MKKFMAVLAMVAVVAFAAPALAATNPFMDVPQGHWAYDAVGLLASRGIVSGYPDGAFKGAQPATRYEMASVVARALVAVDAEKASKQDLELLKKLVMEFKDELDALGVKVDKIDKRVAVLEDRLGGWKLSGQFWFDANFAGGDQDFSSYTSNGLDTDFEKDRFRLTLTKQISETTSFYAQFRAGSEASGGKSGYGDVDGFNIRQVYVDTVLPYGVGYRVGRFFLDFEGDHGLYVDNDAIFGDYRVDGFQFTKSWGTFSAKAVVGRNTFSGAYKGPGYVIDKDGAIDLSTGNLGDTSYMHYALDLTWQPNEKFFIGANGVWVKEDGDIAELEDTDFNTYSIYASYNFTPAIALQGTYYFQDLDEGIAAGYEDSPKAWRATLDVRQEALKFTGLRFEYQQQDNTFNGVRDPYSFGVDSANAASISQNMPWNDGTSKLFFIYADQKWNDKWSSYLRYQQADFDTEGLDDAKGYGVGVTYQYTPAVAFRLAYDQVDYGDGIAQEYNGKDHVFQFRTAINF is encoded by the coding sequence ATGAAAAAGTTTATGGCAGTACTCGCAATGGTTGCCGTAGTAGCGTTCGCCGCTCCGGCACTCGCAGCAACAAACCCGTTCATGGATGTACCCCAGGGCCATTGGGCCTATGATGCAGTAGGTCTCCTCGCTTCCCGCGGAATCGTATCAGGATATCCTGATGGCGCATTCAAAGGTGCACAGCCCGCGACCCGTTATGAAATGGCCTCGGTAGTAGCGCGTGCCCTCGTAGCGGTAGACGCTGAAAAGGCCAGCAAGCAGGACCTCGAACTCCTCAAGAAGCTCGTCATGGAATTCAAAGACGAACTCGACGCCCTCGGCGTGAAGGTCGACAAAATCGACAAGCGCGTTGCCGTTCTTGAAGATCGTCTCGGCGGATGGAAACTCTCCGGACAGTTCTGGTTTGACGCCAACTTCGCCGGTGGAGATCAGGATTTCAGCTCCTACACATCAAACGGACTCGACACAGACTTTGAGAAAGACCGTTTCCGTCTGACGCTTACAAAGCAGATCAGCGAAACGACGAGCTTCTACGCCCAGTTCCGCGCCGGTTCCGAAGCTTCGGGCGGCAAGAGCGGTTACGGTGACGTTGATGGATTCAATATCCGTCAGGTCTATGTCGACACAGTGCTTCCCTATGGCGTTGGCTACCGTGTAGGACGTTTCTTCCTCGACTTTGAAGGCGACCATGGTCTCTATGTAGACAACGATGCGATCTTCGGCGACTATCGTGTAGACGGTTTCCAGTTCACAAAGAGCTGGGGTACGTTCTCAGCGAAGGCTGTTGTCGGTCGTAACACATTCAGTGGCGCATACAAAGGCCCTGGTTATGTCATTGATAAGGATGGCGCTATCGATCTGAGCACTGGAAATCTCGGAGACACGAGCTATATGCACTATGCCCTCGACCTCACATGGCAGCCCAATGAGAAGTTCTTCATCGGCGCCAACGGAGTCTGGGTCAAAGAAGACGGTGATATAGCGGAGCTCGAAGATACTGACTTCAACACCTACAGCATCTATGCCTCCTACAACTTCACACCGGCGATTGCCCTTCAGGGAACCTATTACTTCCAGGATCTTGACGAGGGTATAGCGGCTGGCTATGAAGACAGCCCGAAGGCGTGGAGAGCTACACTTGACGTCCGTCAGGAAGCCCTTAAGTTCACCGGACTTCGCTTTGAATACCAGCAGCAGGATAATACCTTCAATGGTGTAAGAGATCCTTACAGCTTCGGCGTTGATTCAGCGAACGCGGCGTCAATCTCACAGAACATGCCTTGGAATGACGGTACTTCGAAACTCTTCTTCATCTATGCCGACCAGAAATGGAACGACAAGTGGAGCAGCTACCTCCGTTATCAGCAGGCTGATTTCGACACCGAAGGTCTTGACGATGCGAAAGGCTATGGAGTTGGCGTAACTTATCAGTACACTCCGGCAGTTGCTTTCCGTCTCGCCTATGACCAGGTTGACTACGGCGATGGTATCGCTCAGGAATACAACGGCAAGGATCACGTGTTCCAGTTCCGTACAGCGATCAATTTCTAA
- a CDS encoding Fic family protein → MDVLLFTKMLSDKQINDLKRMQYKYSVSDVSEFIALLKSTMYKCLPLRDFSGKALVYLDNITRVNLSSVKLLLSPQINENSFSVKAMEDEIHSTLTIENIASSRDSIRRILGGYAPLNENENSIYGIKRGLEFIADLDHKITEANLHKLYQTSVGEYLDENDKLLPTHTYRHDDVFIVGNKVEQQGLHHSKLPEYMGELIEFINQKDDIHDLVKAAVIHFYIAYLHPFFDGNGRTARLVHLWYLVQQGYSSALYVPFSSYINDSRKDYYKAYSLIEQNANISGMIDITPFLSYFIENIYNKLSLERSQSDTLQIYKNLLSEGRITEKERDLWNFVLSVYGVNEFSTKQLERDFRNAAYATVRSFVLKFETLGLLFGQKYANKVKYRVR, encoded by the coding sequence ATGGATGTTCTGTTGTTTACGAAGATGTTATCCGACAAACAAATAAATGATCTTAAACGCATGCAATATAAATATTCTGTATCTGATGTATCCGAGTTTATTGCTTTGCTCAAGAGCACTATGTACAAATGTCTTCCTCTGCGTGATTTTTCAGGGAAGGCTTTGGTCTATCTCGACAACATTACAAGAGTCAACTTGAGCTCCGTCAAATTGTTGCTTTCCCCCCAGATCAACGAAAATTCTTTTAGCGTTAAGGCTATGGAAGATGAAATACATTCAACTCTTACTATTGAAAATATTGCTTCATCACGCGATAGCATCCGGAGAATCCTCGGCGGCTATGCCCCGTTGAATGAAAATGAAAACAGTATCTATGGTATTAAGCGTGGCTTGGAATTCATCGCTGACTTGGACCATAAAATCACAGAGGCAAATCTTCATAAACTATACCAGACCTCGGTGGGGGAATATCTCGACGAAAACGACAAATTACTGCCAACGCACACCTATCGGCATGATGATGTTTTCATAGTCGGAAATAAGGTGGAGCAACAGGGGCTTCATCATTCGAAGCTGCCGGAGTATATGGGAGAGCTGATAGAATTTATCAATCAGAAGGATGATATACATGATCTTGTTAAGGCTGCTGTTATTCATTTTTATATAGCATACTTGCATCCTTTCTTTGACGGTAACGGAAGGACAGCCAGATTGGTGCATCTGTGGTATTTAGTCCAGCAGGGATATTCCTCCGCGTTGTATGTTCCATTTTCCAGCTATATCAATGACAGCCGTAAAGATTATTACAAGGCTTATTCACTCATAGAACAGAACGCAAATATTAGCGGTATGATAGATATCACGCCGTTTCTCTCTTATTTCATTGAAAATATCTACAATAAGCTGAGCTTGGAAAGGTCGCAATCTGATACTCTTCAGATATACAAAAACCTATTATCCGAAGGCAGGATAACAGAAAAAGAACGTGACCTATGGAATTTTGTTTTATCTGTGTACGGAGTCAATGAGTTCTCAACAAAGCAGTTGGAAAGAGATTTTAGGAATGCCGCCTATGCCACTGTTCGCAGCTTCGTTTTAAAATTTGAGACTCTAGGACTGCTATTTGGGCAAAAATATGCTAATAAAGTAAAATACAGGGTTAGGTAA
- a CDS encoding site-specific integrase, whose protein sequence is MALIYLTQPICDKALPTDKRYDLRDTFVRGLFLRVEVSGRKTWYLSYRTPPPEKKLKNKKIISASLVNLAAARKIAKEYLAKLYLEGVDPATLMNPEKHTSTGVTLRELIDEYEPWVNSHQKSGTVTLRALRLFKEFLDVPVSSLSTEAIERWQMDNIGQIKRATINRRIAALQAVTSWGVKHGLLDEIPFKAPKLPQTDSRVVARFLTKEERARLMSALDEREKLQGADYLKPAVILSLNTGIRKGTLLGLKWEDVDFKLRSLNLRAEIMKGGKDAVIPLNKIAYKTLVNWQKFTGADTGFIFSAADGGRRNDITRPFMRVLEKAGVKNFTWHCLRHDFASQLAIEGVTLHIIQKLLCHGSIAMTQRYAHLSHNSLEEAVNMLRH, encoded by the coding sequence ATGGCATTGATTTATCTCACGCAACCTATCTGTGACAAGGCACTCCCCACGGACAAGCGCTATGACCTGCGCGACACGTTTGTTCGCGGCCTTTTTCTTCGCGTGGAGGTTTCCGGCAGGAAGACGTGGTACTTAAGCTACCGAACGCCACCGCCCGAGAAGAAACTGAAGAACAAAAAGATAATCTCCGCATCCCTTGTAAATCTCGCCGCCGCGCGTAAGATCGCCAAAGAGTATCTGGCGAAATTGTATCTGGAGGGGGTAGATCCGGCTACGCTTATGAATCCGGAGAAACATACCAGCACAGGCGTGACGCTGCGCGAGTTGATCGACGAATACGAACCTTGGGTCAATTCGCATCAGAAGAGCGGCACGGTGACTCTGCGGGCCTTAAGGCTTTTTAAAGAGTTTCTCGACGTGCCGGTGTCGTCTCTCTCCACGGAAGCTATCGAGCGATGGCAGATGGATAACATCGGCCAGATAAAAAGGGCCACGATCAACCGCCGTATCGCGGCGCTGCAGGCTGTGACGTCTTGGGGAGTCAAGCATGGTTTACTCGACGAGATCCCCTTTAAGGCTCCCAAGCTGCCGCAGACGGATTCCAGGGTGGTCGCCCGTTTTTTGACGAAAGAGGAGCGCGCGCGTCTGATGTCGGCGCTTGACGAAAGGGAGAAGCTGCAGGGAGCGGATTATCTGAAGCCGGCCGTAATTTTAAGTTTGAACACCGGCATCAGGAAGGGGACGCTGTTGGGGCTCAAGTGGGAGGATGTGGATTTTAAGCTGCGCAGCCTCAATCTCCGCGCGGAGATCATGAAGGGTGGAAAGGACGCGGTCATCCCTCTCAACAAGATCGCTTATAAGACGCTGGTGAATTGGCAGAAGTTCACCGGTGCGGATACCGGCTTTATTTTTTCCGCGGCGGACGGAGGACGCCGAAATGACATAACGCGCCCCTTCATGAGGGTGTTGGAAAAGGCAGGGGTAAAAAATTTTACGTGGCATTGCCTGAGACATGATTTCGCGAGCCAGCTCGCGATCGAAGGCGTTACGCTTCACATAATCCAAAAGCTATTGTGCCATGGTTCGATCGCAATGACGCAGAGGTACGCCCACCTTTCTCACAACTCTCTGGAGGAAGCGGTCAATATGCTCCGCCATTAA
- the fabF gene encoding beta-ketoacyl-ACP synthase II: MTPMNNRRVVITGCGAVTPIGIGKEAFWNALERGENGADFITLFDTAQHTTKIAAEVKDFNPENWLDKKEVRRTDRVIHFAAAAADLAVEDSGLDIEKLDKNLFGVYVGSGEGGIHTLEENSRVLYEKGPNRVSPFMVPMMITNMPAAYIAIRFGAKGPNMAVVTACASSINSMGEAYNCIARGDADVMLTGGAEAAVSPLATAGFASLKALSNRNDDPKHASRPFDAERDGFVIGEGAGILVFEEYEHAKARGAHIYAEVTGYGLSCDAHHITAPDPDGDGAYRAMAMAVKKSGWQPEEIDLINAHGTSTPLNDKMETMAIKRLLGEDNAKKVLVHSTKSMVGHALGAAGAIETIATLLAIDKGIVHPTINQITPDPDCDLNTVPNKAAEAKVDRAIINNFGFGGHNGVLAIQSCKD; this comes from the coding sequence ATGACACCAATGAACAACAGAAGAGTGGTAATCACAGGTTGCGGTGCTGTCACCCCAATCGGAATCGGAAAAGAAGCATTCTGGAATGCCCTTGAGCGCGGGGAAAACGGCGCCGATTTCATCACATTATTCGATACAGCCCAGCATACCACGAAAATAGCCGCCGAAGTAAAAGATTTCAATCCGGAAAATTGGCTGGATAAAAAAGAGGTTCGCCGTACAGACCGTGTCATTCATTTCGCGGCGGCGGCGGCAGACCTGGCGGTGGAAGATTCAGGACTTGACATAGAAAAACTTGATAAAAATCTGTTCGGCGTCTACGTTGGCAGCGGAGAGGGCGGCATCCATACGCTCGAAGAAAACTCCCGCGTACTCTACGAAAAAGGTCCCAACAGGGTCAGCCCCTTCATGGTGCCGATGATGATCACTAACATGCCAGCGGCCTACATCGCCATCCGCTTTGGCGCTAAAGGGCCGAACATGGCAGTCGTTACCGCCTGCGCGAGCTCGATAAACAGCATGGGCGAGGCCTACAACTGCATCGCGCGCGGCGACGCCGACGTGATGCTCACAGGCGGCGCGGAGGCGGCCGTATCGCCGCTTGCCACAGCCGGATTTGCCTCGCTTAAAGCCCTTTCGAACAGAAACGATGATCCCAAGCATGCCTCGCGCCCCTTCGACGCGGAGCGCGACGGTTTTGTGATCGGCGAGGGTGCGGGAATACTTGTTTTTGAAGAATATGAGCACGCCAAGGCCCGCGGCGCGCATATATACGCCGAAGTGACCGGCTACGGCCTTTCATGCGACGCGCACCACATCACCGCCCCAGATCCCGACGGCGACGGAGCATACCGCGCAATGGCGATGGCCGTCAAAAAATCGGGCTGGCAGCCTGAGGAAATAGACCTCATAAATGCTCACGGCACCTCAACGCCGCTCAACGACAAAATGGAAACGATGGCGATCAAACGCCTGCTGGGCGAAGATAACGCGAAAAAAGTTCTTGTCCACTCTACGAAATCGATGGTCGGCCATGCGCTTGGCGCCGCCGGGGCCATCGAGACGATCGCTACGCTCCTTGCGATAGACAAAGGCATAGTCCATCCGACGATAAACCAGATAACGCCCGATCCTGACTGTGACCTCAACACCGTTCCCAACAAAGCGGCAGAGGCCAAGGTCGACCGGGCGATAATAAATAATTTCGGCTTCGGCGGACACAACGGAGTACTTGCCATCCAGAGCTGTAAAGACTGA
- the rnc gene encoding ribonuclease III: MKTDKGREELLRAFQKKLRYQFNNIDLLQEALTHSSYANENGVKFNERLEFLGDAVLELVTSNRLFLSYPDYDEGQLTRLRAQIVCKNSLSLWAAEMGIKGLIRIGKSLVKSGPTDSIAADCVEALFGAIFIDGGFQKAAEAVSNFLQTKPEISGASVVKDPKTELQEYFQRQGIDVPRYEMLERVGPDHASNFKVRLMTGDKILAEAWGASTKEAEFKAAEIALKKIRE, from the coding sequence ATGAAGACAGACAAAGGGCGCGAAGAACTTCTTCGCGCCTTTCAAAAAAAACTGCGCTACCAGTTCAACAATATAGACCTCCTTCAAGAGGCGCTTACCCATTCCTCCTACGCGAATGAAAACGGCGTCAAATTCAACGAGCGTCTGGAATTTCTCGGCGACGCCGTTTTAGAGCTCGTTACCTCAAACAGACTATTCCTTTCCTATCCTGACTATGACGAAGGCCAGCTCACGCGTCTGCGCGCTCAGATAGTCTGTAAAAACAGCCTGAGCCTCTGGGCCGCCGAGATGGGCATCAAAGGCCTCATTAGGATAGGCAAAAGTCTCGTAAAATCTGGGCCGACGGATTCCATTGCCGCCGACTGCGTTGAGGCGCTCTTTGGGGCGATATTTATCGACGGCGGATTTCAGAAAGCTGCCGAAGCCGTCTCAAACTTCCTGCAAACCAAGCCGGAGATATCGGGAGCTTCCGTCGTCAAAGACCCCAAGACCGAACTCCAGGAATACTTTCAGCGGCAGGGGATAGACGTGCCGCGCTACGAAATGCTGGAGCGCGTCGGTCCTGACCATGCCTCAAACTTCAAAGTGCGGCTCATGACGGGAGATAAAATCCTCGCCGAAGCCTGGGGTGCGTCGACCAAAGAGGCCGAATTTAAAGCCGCGGAAATCGCGCTGAAAAAGATACGCGAGTAG